In the genome of Dioscorea cayenensis subsp. rotundata cultivar TDr96_F1 chromosome 1, TDr96_F1_v2_PseudoChromosome.rev07_lg8_w22 25.fasta, whole genome shotgun sequence, one region contains:
- the LOC120268666 gene encoding rRNA-processing protein UTP23 homolog, whose product MRLKKQKRHRKAVRFYSACFGFREPYKVLCDGTFVHHLLLHGLVPADNALQRLLGARVLLFSSCCVVAELQALGESHSEALNAARHLVSARCDHEKRVSATACIESIIGESNPEHFFVATQDADLRRMFQKIPGVPVIYGLKNSLFIDQPSAHQREFVKSTEERRMHMSEPEYYKLHEKESKDELTSAKLNDDSANEASGSEHMRKSIGGGHALGVVDKTKFKRKKAKGPNPLSCLKKKKKEASSNAINQDEKADSNSKRMRIRKRNRIRKEGNLSGSAS is encoded by the exons ATGAGGTTGAAGAAGCAGAAGAGGCACCGCAAGGCGGTGAGGTTCTACTCAGCGTGCTTCGGATTCCGTGAACCCTACAAGGTCCTCTGCGACGGCACCTTCGttcaccacctcctcctccatgGCCTCGTCCCTGCGGACAACGCTCTCCAGCGTCTCCTCGGTGCCCGCGTGCTGCTCTTTTCCTCTTGCTGCGTTGTTGCTGAGCTCCAAGCGCTTGGTGAATCCCACTCTGAAGCTCTCAATGCCGCTCGCCACCTCGTCTCCGCGAG ATGCGATCATGAGAAGAGGGTGAGCGCCACTGCGTGCATAGAATCGATCATCGGAGAGTCGAATCCTGAGCACTTCTTTGTGGCCACTCAGGACGCTGATCTTCGGAGAATGTTTCAAAAG ATACCAGGTGTTCCTGTCATCTACGGTCTAAAAAATTCGTTATTTATTGATCAGCCCTCTGCGCATCAACGTGAATTTGTTAAATCTACTGAAGAGAGACGCATGCATATGAGTGAACCAGAATACTATAAATTACATGAGAAGGAATCAAAGGACGAACTGACCTCAGCTAAATTAAATGATGATTCTGCAAATGAAGCTTCAGGTTCAGAACATATGAGGAAATCAATTGGAGGAGGACATGCACTTGGTGTGGTTGacaaaactaaatttaaaagaaagaaagcaaag GGCCCAAACCCGTTGTCGtgcttgaaaaagaaaaagaaagaagcctCCTCAAATGCAATTAATCAG GATGAAAAAGCGGATTCTAATTCCAAGAGAATGAGGATTCGAAAGCGCAATAGAATTCGCAAGGAAGGAAACCTTTCAGGATCAGCAAGCTGA
- the LOC120262973 gene encoding uncharacterized protein LOC120262973, producing the protein MAPYEALYGRKCRTPLCWDEVGERKLQNVELIEVTTEKVKVIQDRLKVAQDRQKSYANNRRRDLEFQIGDRVFLKISPWKGVIRFRSRGKLNPRYIGSFLILERIGPVAYRLQLPPELKKIHNVFHVSLLKKYVPDPSHALETPPVELREDLTFEVRPVRILDRLEKVLRGKVVPVVKVLWRSDQIEELTWELERFMRKKYPHLFE; encoded by the coding sequence ATGGCTCCTTATGAAGCTTTGTATGGGCGTAAGTGTCGAACACCCCTCTGTTGGGATGAAGTTGGTGAAAGAAAGTTGCAAAATGTAGAACTAATTGAGGTAACCACAGAAAAAGTGAAGGTAATTCAAGACAGGCTAAAAGTGGCCCAAGACCGGCAAAAGAGCTATGCTAACAACAGGAGAAGAGATTTAGAATTCCAAATTGGTGACAGAGTTTTTCTGAAGATATCACCTTGGAAGGGAGTAATTCGGTTCCGTAGCAGGGGAAAGTTAAATCCTCGCTATATTGGGTCATTCTTGATACTTGAAAGAATTGGGCCAGTGGCTTATAGATTACAGTTGCCACCAGAGTTAAAgaagatccataatgtttttcatgtttcattgttgaagaagtatgtaCCAGATCCGTCGCATGCACTTGAAACACCTCCAGTTGAACTCCGAGAAGATTTGACTTTTGAAGTGAGACCTGTTCGTATCCTTGATCGGCTAGAAAAAGTGCTTCGGGGAAAGGTGGTGCCAGTTGTAAAAGTTCTTTGGAGAAGTGATCAGATTGAGGAGTTGACTTGGGAACTCGAGCGGTTCATGAGAAAGAAATATCCTCATTTATTCGAGTGA